A single window of Malus sylvestris chromosome 5, drMalSylv7.2, whole genome shotgun sequence DNA harbors:
- the LOC126623043 gene encoding NDR1/HIN1-like protein 26 gives MYNSDRLPIQYSTTPGQQRPMKRQHTARYYAHRVRESLTTRVSKLICTIFLSLLLILGMLTFILWLSLRPHRPRFHIHAFSVPGLGQETGFANAGIMFNATARNANHNIGIYYDSMYATVYYRDQRVGSIMGLLDPFYQGPKNTTIVMGSFQGATLTVNNQRWMEFTNDRKKGTVVFRLEFTATIRFRIHAWDSRRHRMHANCDVDVGQDGLILPISKDRRCPVYFT, from the coding sequence ATGTACAACTCCGACCGGTTGCCGATCCAGTATTCCACCACCCCAGGGCAACAACGGCCCATGAAGCGTCAACACACTGCCCGGTACTACGCCCACCGCGTCCGCGAAAGCCTCACCACCCGGGTCTCCAAGCTCATATGCACCATTTTCTTAAGCCTCCTCCTCATCCTTGGCATGCTAACGTTCATACTATGGCTCAGCCTACGTCCCCACCGACCTAGATTTCACATCCATGCATTTTCAGTTCCGGGTTTGGGTCAAGAAACCGGGTTCGCAAATGCAGGGATAATGTTCAATGCCACGGCCCGTAACGCGAACCATAATATAGGCATATATTATGATTCGATGTACGCGACGGTGTATTACAGGGACCAACGGGTCGGGTCAATCATGGGTTTACTGGACCCGTTTTATCAGGGCCCAAAGAATACGACGATCGTGATGGGGTCGTTTCAGGGGGCCACCTTAACGGTGAATAACCAGCGTTGGATGGAGTTCACGAATGATCGTAAAAAAGGAACGGTCGTGTTTCGTCTAGAATTTACGGCTACGATTAGATTTAGGATCCACGCGTGGGATAGCAGGCGTCATCGGATGCACGCCAACTGTGATGTTGATGTGGGCCAGGACGGCTTGATCTTGCCCATTTCTAAAGATAGGAGATGCCCTGTGTATTTCACCTGA